The sequence TATGGGGAATAAGCTGTTGGTTAAGATCCCGTTCCAGAATATTTCCATTCGGATTCGTGAGTTTCCATTGTTGAATAAAATAATCACCTAATGTTCGGGAATAAGAATTCTCTGTTCTTAAGCTGCTGTCGATTCTTAGAAGTGTGTTCATACTTTTTTCTTTAAAGACATACTACATTTCTGAAATGTGACAGATTATTGCAATCTTTTTAACTTTTCAGGATCTATAATAGAATAAATTTCACGAATCATTCCTTCTGCATCAATATCCAGGATGTGACAGTTATAAATACGAGCATCCTGCCAGAAGCAAATAGCCGGTTGATGATTAAAGAGATGGAAGGTATGCGGCTTTTTGCCAAGAAATTGTTGTTGTACATAAGCCAAAAGCTGTGCGGTAGCCGATTTTCCAACTTCCACAGCTTTGATAACACGAACACGTTTTCCACCGTCTGCTGAAAGCCTGATCTCATCAATAAGCAGTTTTTCAATATCGGGAATGTTGCCTTCACTCAATGCCAGCTGGTATTTCTGGAGAATATCAGCTCCGGAAGATAGGCTGATGGTATCCGGTGCATATTTTACATGCTGCAATTGTTTACTTGCACGGCTTAGCAGTTTTCGGGAGTTTTCTACTGAAATATCGAGCGTTTCTGCGATCTCTTGATGAGAATAATCAAAAGCTTCCTTTAGAATGTAGACTGCGCGTTCTTTAGCGTTCAGTTTTTCCAGAAGAACGAGTAGGGTATAGCGTGCCGTTTGCTCCTTAATGAGCTTATTTTCTGCATTTTCAAAAGAAAGAGGTTCGGGCAGCCATTCGCCATACACCATTTTTTTACTGTGTCTGTTTTTAAAATTAATGGCATGATTAATAATGCTTTTGATTAGGAAATTGGTTTCATTTCTGATCTCAGATTTATCTAAAGAAATATATTTTTCGATTACATCCTGTACCAAATCCTGAGAATCTTCATAAGAACCGGTAATATTATAGGCGTAGGTTAGGAGCCTGTTGTAATTTTCCTGCATGATATTTCTTTTTAAGACAAACTTAGTGAAGAAAACGTGACAAGTTTAAGTAAAAAGTATTATCATTAAACATCTATTATCCATTCAGATATCAAGATCAATAGGAGCAGGCTCTAGACCTTTTTCCTGAAGGTAGATAATTCCATTGGCTTTATATCTAAAATAACTATTGTATTCAAACAAAAACCGCATTGAAGATACATCAATGCGGCTCATGGTCATTAGTGGGTTTGAATGAATTTCTGATCGTTTTTAATCATTGTCTACTCTGATCCATTTTCCGTTTTCTACTCCTTCATAGAAATGGTCATTGTGATAAATAATTGCTCCTTGAATATAAGATTTATTGGCAGGAAGAGTAAGAGTTTCAGGTAAGGCATTGCTATTTCGGATCATAAATACCTCATTTCCTTCTTTCACGACTATTCCTGTCCCTGAAATAAGTCTTGTTACACCTGCGTCAGCTGGAGGATTAGATATGGTTATTGGGTTTAACTCTGACAGACGTCTTGCTCCCATATCAGAAGTACATCCTCTAAGGATATTATCTATTAGCATTACAACACCTGGAGTAGGGCAATCCGGATTGATATTCACAACAATTTCTTTATTGATCGCAACCGGACAAGCTTCTCCTGTAGCAAAACGAATATTTTTAAGACGATAAACCATTGTTCCTGACTGCCCTTTGGAGTGGAGTACAATTGCCTCTCCGTTAGGTGCAGAAGTAATCATTTGATCCGGACCATTATTTATGGTATATGTGAAAATATAGGTTTGGGCCAGTGAGCCTTTAAACTTTACCTGTATATCTCCTGATGCTTGTTTTGCCGCACTTATGGGTGAATATGTGGTATTGTCAGCAGGTAAAGCAATAGAGGAAATGGTAAAATCCTCCGTAATATTACATCCATCCTGGCTATAGGTTACGTTCACTCTATAATTTCCCGGTTGTGTAAAAGTAACCAAGCGTCCGGTACTTATGATTCCTGAATTAGGATTATTAAGTTTGGTCCAGGTATAGGCAGCATTAGGATCTGTACCATATAAAGCAGAAGCATCATAAGTTTTAGGGAATTCCGAAGCACAAATTGCTTTGTTACCACCAAATCCTGCGGCCTGAACATCTGTAGGAATAATCGAAAGGTTAGCCGTATTTCCAAGGTCCTGGCTATTTCCATAAGCACTTACCGCACGGGAGAAATTCATATCTCTGATAGAGGCATAGAACATCGTATACATTGCTGCAGGGTCCAGATTAATTGTATTTTGTCCTGTTGTAGATCTCAGCACAGAAATTCTGTTGCAAGGAGTTCCTGTCATGAATAGATTTTCAGTGACGGTCTGGTTATTGTCTACCTGGTAAGAACCGGGATTGAAATACAATGTTTTGTATTTTCCTGCTGAACTCAATGTGCTTACACTATTGGTAGTGGTACTTCCAAGAAAGGTCATTTTGTTGAAATTCCAGATTCTTGTTCCTGTATTTACAATTCCGTCTTTCCAAACGGTCAGATCTCCAAAATTGAAACCTGCCGGAGTATTGGTTGTAAAATATCCCATGTCGGCTTTTGCCTCAGTGGCATTTAAGGTGAGAGGATTATTTCCGGTGCTGATATAAAAATAAGGACTGTAAAAATTATAGAAAGGAATTGAAGGCATATAATAGTTTGCAATACCTGCACTATTCGTCCTCGTTCCTGTAATGACAGATTGTCCAAGATCAACCACTGGGT is a genomic window of Chryseobacterium nakagawai containing:
- a CDS encoding sigma-70 family RNA polymerase sigma factor, whose translation is MQENYNRLLTYAYNITGSYEDSQDLVQDVIEKYISLDKSEIRNETNFLIKSIINHAINFKNRHSKKMVYGEWLPEPLSFENAENKLIKEQTARYTLLVLLEKLNAKERAVYILKEAFDYSHQEIAETLDISVENSRKLLSRASKQLQHVKYAPDTISLSSGADILQKYQLALSEGNIPDIEKLLIDEIRLSADGGKRVRVIKAVEVGKSATAQLLAYVQQQFLGKKPHTFHLFNHQPAICFWQDARIYNCHILDIDAEGMIREIYSIIDPEKLKRLQ